A stretch of Metabacillus sp. FJAT-52054 DNA encodes these proteins:
- a CDS encoding YuzD family protein, translating into MNIEVYGAEVLCPSCVNMPSSKETQEWLSAALSRKYPNQFIEVSYIDIHNPDLEGEKKEIAEKIQNDEYFYPLVVINGNVVGEGNPRLKTICEELEKLGLVKGA; encoded by the coding sequence ATGAACATCGAAGTATATGGTGCAGAAGTATTATGTCCAAGCTGTGTAAACATGCCTTCATCAAAAGAGACACAAGAGTGGCTTAGTGCAGCACTCTCAAGAAAATACCCAAATCAATTCATTGAAGTCTCCTATATAGACATCCATAACCCCGATCTTGAAGGTGAAAAAAAAGAAATAGCCGAAAAAATTCAAAACGATGAATACTTTTATCCCCTCGTCGTCATTAACGGCAATGTGGTTGGAGAGGGCAATCCCCGGCTTAAAACAATTTGTGAAGAGCTTGAAAAACTCGGTCTCGTAAAGGGAGCATAA
- a CDS encoding NifU family protein — MPEYNSGRKETIAMEENQREQVQEVLDKLRPFLLRDGGDCELVDIEDGIVKLRLLGACGSCPSSTITLKAGIERALLEEVPGVVEVEQVF; from the coding sequence ATGCCGGAATATAATAGTGGCAGGAAGGAGACGATAGCTATGGAAGAAAATCAAAGAGAACAAGTACAGGAAGTACTCGATAAATTGCGTCCGTTTTTGCTTCGCGATGGCGGAGACTGTGAACTGGTGGATATTGAAGATGGAATTGTAAAACTTCGTCTTTTGGGAGCTTGCGGAAGCTGCCCAAGTTCAACAATTACACTGAAGGCTGGTATAGAGCGTGCATTGCTTGAAGAAGTACCTGGTGTAGTGGAAGTTGAGCAAGTATTTTAA
- a CDS encoding S9 family peptidase, translating into MTDRKITSEDLYKIKTPADPRISPDGSQIVYTVSSIIEKTHTYQSHLHVINRNTQAMEQWTFGENKNHSPRWSSGGNLAFISDRSGTPQAYVMKAGGGEGRQLTFSSHGVSNPLWIDEDRLLFLTYLPENDSYENPKKKPEYPVPLEVTQIRYKSDRDGFIRGRKSRLFQLDLSTGETRELVSCEGDAESPSVSAGQLAYVHTPPEIPGTGLVSDIHIKNLKTGADKNITGGRGIFSKPQFSPDGRCLAFFGHEKEYKSATLQKLWLYNTEHETLQCLTGEWDMYAGDAAVSDSLYGAVSPDVQWTADSQGFYLIVTDRGSTGVYYGSIEGLMYPVRVEEEHVSGLAMHPSEHWGVLSISTPISPSELFEADFRTGEIVKLTHLNQQWLEGTLISAPQAFEAEAEDGWSIHGWLMKPAVMEEGKKYPLILQIHGGPHMMYANTYFHEFQVLASQGYAILYVNPRGSHGYGQDFVNLNRGDYGGSDYKDLMTAVDAALEDFSFVDQGRLGVTGGSYGGFMTNWIVGHTNRFKAAVTQRSISNWLSFYGVSDIGTFFTEWEVGGTMPGDAMKLWDHSPLKYADEIDTPLLILHSEKDYRCPIEQAEQLYILLKRKGKNVKFIRFPEQNHELSRSGHPLLRVERLNAITAWFNEHV; encoded by the coding sequence ATGACCGATCGAAAAATAACATCAGAGGATTTATATAAAATAAAGACCCCTGCTGATCCGCGTATCTCGCCGGACGGCAGCCAAATCGTCTATACCGTATCATCCATTATAGAAAAAACACATACCTATCAGTCCCATTTGCATGTAATCAACAGGAACACTCAAGCAATGGAGCAATGGACATTTGGCGAAAATAAAAATCATTCTCCGCGCTGGTCATCAGGGGGAAATCTTGCGTTTATATCAGACCGTTCAGGAACTCCTCAAGCTTATGTGATGAAAGCCGGCGGCGGGGAAGGCAGACAGCTTACCTTTTCCAGTCACGGCGTATCGAATCCGTTATGGATCGACGAGGACCGCCTTCTATTTCTGACCTATTTACCGGAAAACGATTCCTATGAAAATCCAAAAAAGAAACCGGAATACCCTGTGCCACTTGAAGTGACGCAAATCCGCTACAAATCTGACCGGGATGGATTCATCCGGGGCAGAAAAAGCAGATTATTTCAACTTGATCTGAGCACAGGGGAAACAAGAGAATTGGTAAGCTGCGAAGGAGATGCTGAAAGTCCTTCTGTGTCAGCCGGACAGCTTGCATACGTCCATACACCACCCGAAATTCCAGGTACAGGACTTGTTTCGGATATACATATTAAGAATTTAAAGACCGGAGCGGACAAAAACATAACGGGAGGAAGAGGTATTTTCTCCAAACCTCAATTTTCTCCTGATGGCCGCTGCCTGGCGTTTTTCGGGCATGAGAAGGAATATAAAAGTGCTACCCTTCAAAAGCTTTGGCTCTACAATACGGAACATGAAACGCTGCAATGCCTGACTGGTGAATGGGATATGTACGCAGGTGATGCTGCTGTAAGTGACTCCTTATATGGAGCGGTTTCTCCGGATGTTCAATGGACAGCAGATTCTCAAGGATTTTATCTGATCGTAACGGATCGGGGCAGCACGGGAGTCTATTACGGTTCGATTGAAGGATTGATGTATCCCGTCCGAGTGGAAGAAGAGCATGTTAGCGGGCTTGCAATGCACCCTTCAGAGCACTGGGGCGTGCTTTCAATCAGTACACCCATTTCACCATCAGAGCTCTTTGAAGCGGACTTTCGAACAGGAGAAATTGTGAAGCTTACCCATCTGAACCAGCAATGGCTGGAGGGTACCTTAATTTCAGCTCCACAAGCGTTTGAAGCAGAAGCGGAAGATGGATGGAGCATTCATGGATGGCTCATGAAGCCTGCGGTAATGGAAGAGGGTAAAAAATACCCGCTGATTCTGCAGATTCACGGAGGACCTCATATGATGTATGCCAACACTTATTTTCACGAATTTCAGGTCCTCGCTTCACAGGGCTACGCCATTCTTTACGTAAACCCGCGCGGAAGCCATGGATATGGCCAGGATTTTGTGAATTTAAACCGAGGCGATTACGGAGGCAGTGATTACAAGGATTTAATGACGGCAGTCGATGCTGCCCTTGAGGATTTTTCGTTTGTTGACCAGGGACGGCTAGGTGTAACAGGCGGAAGCTACGGCGGATTTATGACGAACTGGATTGTCGGCCATACAAACCGCTTTAAAGCGGCCGTCACCCAGCGATCCATCAGCAACTGGCTCAGCTTTTACGGAGTGAGCGATATCGGCACGTTCTTCACAGAATGGGAAGTAGGCGGAACTATGCCAGGTGATGCCATGAAGCTTTGGGACCACTCTCCGCTGAAATATGCCGATGAAATCGACACGCCGCTTCTCATCCTTCACAGCGAAAAGGACTACAGATGTCCAATCGAGCAGGCAGAACAGCTTTATATCCTTCTGAAGAGAAAAGGCAAAAATGTAAAATTCATTCGTTTTCCTGAACAAAATCACGAGCTATCCCGAAGCGGCCATCCTTTGCTGAGGGTAGAGCGGCTGAACGCGATCACTGCATGGTTTAATGAGCATGTGTAA
- the thrB gene encoding homoserine kinase encodes MKEGEMLKIKVPGSTANLGPGFDSIGLALSKYLILTVSLSDSWFFEAESPETSGLPEGKENLIYQVAERTASEYGSRMPACHVKVWSDIPVARGLGSSAAAIVAGVELADALCGLALTLEEKARLASLEEEHPDNAGASVYGGMVIGLHQKDETSIVHLPDFQMDPVVVVPSYKVFTKDARDVLPAALPFKSAVEAGAVGNLLVAALMTGNWKLAGKMMEKDLFHQPYRGTLTPELELVAAAAKKAGAYGTALSGAGPAVISFAKKGEGQRLADLLRRQFPDCHADLLFVPSEGSTVERFSSYNHSGNV; translated from the coding sequence ATGAAAGAAGGAGAGATGCTTAAAATTAAAGTACCCGGCAGCACAGCGAACCTTGGGCCGGGCTTTGACTCCATCGGACTTGCGCTCAGCAAATATTTGATTTTGACTGTTTCTTTATCAGATTCATGGTTTTTTGAAGCAGAAAGTCCTGAAACTTCCGGGTTGCCTGAGGGAAAGGAAAACCTTATTTATCAGGTAGCGGAGCGGACTGCTTCTGAGTATGGGAGCAGGATGCCCGCCTGTCATGTTAAGGTATGGAGTGATATTCCTGTAGCCAGAGGGCTCGGAAGCAGTGCTGCTGCCATCGTTGCAGGAGTGGAGCTTGCAGATGCATTATGCGGACTCGCTCTTACTCTTGAAGAGAAGGCGAGGCTTGCAAGTCTTGAGGAAGAACATCCGGACAATGCAGGGGCATCCGTGTATGGCGGAATGGTCATCGGACTCCACCAAAAAGATGAAACGAGCATCGTTCACTTGCCTGATTTCCAAATGGACCCAGTGGTCGTCGTTCCGTCATACAAGGTTTTTACAAAGGATGCAAGAGACGTACTCCCGGCAGCCTTGCCATTTAAATCAGCAGTGGAAGCGGGAGCTGTCGGAAATCTGCTCGTCGCTGCTCTCATGACAGGCAACTGGAAGCTTGCAGGAAAGATGATGGAGAAGGATCTGTTTCACCAGCCATACAGAGGAACGCTGACACCTGAATTAGAACTTGTTGCAGCTGCTGCCAAAAAAGCCGGCGCCTATGGCACAGCACTAAGCGGAGCCGGCCCCGCAGTGATCAGTTTTGCGAAAAAGGGAGAAGGTCAAAGGCTTGCTGATCTGCTTCGCAGGCAATTTCCTGACTGTCATGCAGACCTTCTGTTTGTTCCTTCGGAGGGCAGTACGGTCGAACGCTTTTCAAGCTATAACCATTCGGGAAACGTATGA
- the thrC gene encoding threonine synthase, protein MSWEGLLKAYKDYLPVNEDTPALTLNEGNTPLIRLSKLSEQFGVDWYVKTEGTNPTGSFKDRGMVMAVAKAKEAGSNTVMCASTGNTSAAAAAYAARAGMKSIVVIPEGKIAFGKLAQAVMYGAEIYSIPGNFDDALKIVRSVCAKLPITLVNSVNPYRLEGQKTAAFEVCDALGSAPDILSIPVGNAGNISAYWKGFTEYHQEKQTGLPQMRGFEAEGAAAIVRKQVIDQPETIATAIRIGNPASWELAVAAADQSGGKIDEVTDNEILEAYRLIARSEGIFAEPASCVSIAGVMKQLKSGEIPKGVRIVSVLTGNGLKDPNTAIDYNEIKPILLPNEEESILERLKGVQPV, encoded by the coding sequence ATGAGCTGGGAAGGACTTCTAAAAGCATACAAGGACTATCTGCCGGTTAATGAGGACACACCTGCCCTTACCTTAAATGAAGGCAATACGCCCCTTATTCGCTTGTCTAAACTGTCCGAACAGTTCGGAGTCGACTGGTATGTGAAAACTGAAGGAACGAATCCGACAGGGTCTTTTAAAGACCGCGGTATGGTCATGGCCGTTGCCAAAGCGAAAGAGGCAGGGAGCAATACCGTTATGTGCGCATCCACTGGAAATACCTCTGCCGCAGCCGCAGCCTATGCTGCAAGAGCGGGAATGAAAAGCATTGTTGTCATTCCTGAAGGCAAAATTGCTTTTGGAAAACTTGCACAGGCGGTTATGTATGGTGCCGAAATTTACTCCATTCCTGGAAATTTTGATGATGCTCTTAAGATTGTCCGCAGTGTATGCGCGAAGCTCCCGATTACATTAGTGAACTCTGTAAATCCATATCGGCTTGAAGGACAAAAAACAGCTGCCTTCGAAGTCTGTGATGCACTGGGAAGCGCACCGGACATCCTATCCATTCCAGTCGGAAATGCAGGCAATATATCAGCCTATTGGAAGGGATTTACGGAATATCATCAAGAAAAGCAAACCGGATTGCCCCAAATGAGAGGATTTGAGGCGGAAGGTGCTGCTGCGATTGTACGCAAACAGGTCATCGATCAGCCGGAAACGATTGCAACGGCCATCCGTATCGGCAATCCTGCCAGCTGGGAGCTCGCCGTTGCAGCGGCAGATCAGTCAGGCGGGAAGATTGATGAGGTAACGGACAATGAAATACTGGAGGCATACAGGCTTATTGCCAGATCAGAAGGTATTTTTGCAGAGCCCGCCTCATGCGTGTCGATTGCAGGGGTCATGAAACAGCTGAAAAGCGGAGAGATTCCTAAAGGGGTCCGGATTGTTTCGGTTCTGACTGGCAATGGCTTGAAGGATCCGAATACGGCCATTGATTATAATGAAATTAAACCAATTCTTCTCCCGAATGAGGAAGAGAGTATTTTAGAGCGTCTTAAAGGAGTACAGCCGGTATGA
- a CDS encoding homoserine dehydrogenase, which translates to MKAIQVGLLGLGTVGSGVVKIIREHQDKLMHLVGCPVEVKKVLVREKDKQRMVDVDPSLLTTDPYEVILDKDVDVLIEVMGGIEQTKDYLLDALNEKKQVVTANKDLMALYGSELLAAATKNGCDLFYEASVAGGIPILRSLVDGLASDRITKMMGIVNGTTNFILTKMSKYGSPYSDVLKEAQQLGYAESDPTADVEGLDAARKMAILARLGFSMNVDLKDVQVRGISAISDDDINYSKRLGYTMKLIGIAHRHKNKIEVSVEPTLLPDHHPLAAVNDEYNAVYVYGEAVGETMFYGPGAGSMPTATAVVSDLVGVMKNMRLGVNGRSAVSPQYEKQMKKAEEIFAQHFLRIHVKDQVGALAKITGLFSERGVSFEKILQLPLKNSELAEIVIVTHHASQKDFSEIQTQLDELEVVSQVKSTYRVEGNGGV; encoded by the coding sequence ATGAAAGCTATTCAAGTTGGACTGCTCGGATTAGGTACGGTAGGAAGCGGGGTGGTCAAAATCATTCGCGAGCATCAGGATAAACTAATGCATCTGGTTGGCTGTCCAGTGGAAGTAAAAAAAGTGCTCGTTCGCGAGAAGGATAAGCAGCGTATGGTGGATGTGGATCCCTCATTACTCACAACGGATCCATATGAAGTCATCCTGGATAAGGACGTAGACGTATTAATTGAAGTCATGGGCGGAATCGAGCAGACGAAAGACTATTTGCTGGACGCTTTAAATGAAAAAAAACAGGTTGTTACGGCTAATAAGGACCTAATGGCTCTTTACGGTTCAGAACTCCTTGCTGCAGCTACTAAAAATGGCTGTGATTTATTTTATGAAGCGAGCGTGGCAGGCGGAATTCCAATCCTGAGGAGCCTTGTAGACGGACTTGCTTCAGACCGTATTACAAAAATGATGGGAATAGTAAACGGAACAACCAACTTTATCTTAACGAAAATGAGCAAGTATGGAAGTCCGTATTCAGATGTACTAAAAGAGGCTCAGCAGTTAGGCTACGCAGAGTCCGATCCTACAGCGGATGTGGAAGGACTTGATGCAGCGCGGAAAATGGCAATCCTCGCACGTCTTGGATTCTCCATGAATGTAGATTTAAAAGATGTCCAGGTAAGAGGGATTTCAGCGATCTCAGATGATGACATCAATTACAGTAAGCGGCTTGGGTATACAATGAAGCTGATTGGCATTGCTCATCGGCATAAAAACAAAATTGAAGTCAGTGTTGAGCCGACCCTTCTGCCGGATCATCATCCGCTGGCAGCTGTAAATGATGAATACAATGCTGTGTATGTATATGGAGAAGCGGTAGGGGAAACGATGTTCTACGGTCCGGGTGCAGGCAGTATGCCGACAGCTACAGCCGTCGTTTCTGATTTAGTTGGAGTTATGAAGAATATGAGACTCGGAGTGAACGGAAGAAGCGCTGTTTCCCCCCAATATGAAAAACAGATGAAGAAGGCGGAAGAAATCTTCGCTCAGCATTTCCTAAGAATTCATGTGAAGGATCAAGTAGGGGCATTAGCGAAAATTACCGGTCTGTTTTCAGAGCGGGGAGTAAGCTTCGAAAAAATTCTTCAGCTGCCGCTGAAAAACAGCGAGCTTGCAGAAATCGTCATCGTGACGCACCATGCCTCCCAAAAGGATTTTTCTGAAATTCAAACACAGCTGGATGAACTTGAAGTGGTCTCTCAGGTTAAAAGCACATACAGAGTCGAAGGGAATGGCGGAGTATGA